A single window of Polaribacter sp. SA4-10 DNA harbors:
- a CDS encoding response regulator, whose protein sequence is MKKILLIEDDVVLRENTSELLELSNYNVINAPNGKKGVELAQKALPDIIVCDIMMPELDGYGVLEALTKNDTTKHIPFIFLSAKTERKDVRKGMDLGADDYITKPFSEEELISAIESRLAKASILKDLREKHEEDEEEIRNLNDLKNFFDDNGKIFNFSRDKLIYKEGNNSNYIFLINKGLVKCHKLDEQGKELTTALFKEDDLFGYTSFTQNLAYQESATAVKDTELVGLSKQELTNVLHSNHKVTLELIQLLTEDLAGVKNQLLQMAYSSVNKKTATTILQFAEKLNRKPKDIIRISRNDLASVAGIATETLIRTMSNFKKQGIIEIEGRNIRILDLEKLQEIC, encoded by the coding sequence ATGAAAAAAATACTATTAATTGAAGATGATGTTGTTTTAAGAGAAAATACTTCAGAACTTTTAGAATTATCAAATTACAATGTAATTAATGCCCCTAATGGAAAAAAGGGAGTAGAATTAGCACAAAAAGCGTTGCCAGATATTATTGTCTGTGACATTATGATGCCAGAACTAGATGGTTATGGCGTACTTGAAGCTTTAACAAAAAACGACACAACAAAACACATCCCTTTTATATTTTTATCTGCAAAAACAGAGCGAAAAGATGTTAGAAAAGGAATGGATTTAGGTGCAGATGATTATATTACAAAGCCTTTTAGTGAAGAAGAGTTAATAAGTGCTATTGAAAGTAGATTAGCAAAAGCATCAATATTAAAAGATCTTAGAGAAAAACATGAAGAAGATGAAGAAGAAATAAGAAATCTTAATGATTTAAAAAATTTCTTTGATGATAATGGAAAAATATTTAATTTTTCAAGAGATAAATTAATCTATAAAGAAGGAAACAATTCTAATTATATTTTTTTGATAAATAAAGGGCTTGTAAAATGCCATAAGTTAGATGAACAAGGTAAAGAACTTACAACTGCTTTGTTTAAAGAAGATGATTTATTTGGCTATACCTCTTTTACTCAAAATTTAGCGTATCAAGAATCTGCAACTGCAGTTAAAGACACGGAGTTAGTTGGCCTTTCTAAGCAAGAACTTACAAATGTTCTACACAGTAACCATAAAGTTACGTTAGAGCTAATACAACTGCTAACAGAAGATTTGGCAGGCGTAAAAAACCAGCTTTTACAAATGGCTTATAGTTCTGTAAATAAAAAAACAGCAACTACAATTTTACAATTTGCAGAAAAATTAAATCGTAAACCAAAAGATATAATAAGAATTTCTAGAAACGATTTAGCAAGTGTTGCAGGTATTGCAACAGAGACATTAATTAGAACAATGTCTAACTTTAAAAAACAAGGTATTATAGAAATTGAAGGTAGAAATATTAGAATTTTAGACTTAGAAAAACTTCAAGAAATCTGCTAA
- a CDS encoding universal stress protein yields the protein MKTILLPTDFSDNSWNAIEYAINFFKDSNCNFYLLHVNKLSNIVTNDYPYIPTQDIIEDVYIKPAKTELKKILKKIATKFPNNKKHKFYTLTDYNFFIDSLRKHIEEKKVDMIVMGTKGASGLSKYIIGSNTGDVITKVKCTTLVVPENAKFKKIEEVAFPTDFSLTNDLQLLHPIAEILEENDSSLRIVNISKRSAKLNIEQQKNKELLEDYFFNYKHSFHFLTNKKVEAAIQCFVESRDIDIITMVAKNLNYFQQILFHTKVEEISYHTDVPFLVLHE from the coding sequence ATGAAAACTATTTTATTACCCACAGATTTTTCAGATAACTCTTGGAACGCCATTGAGTACGCAATTAATTTTTTTAAAGATTCTAATTGCAACTTTTATTTATTGCACGTTAATAAATTAAGTAACATTGTAACTAATGATTACCCATATATTCCTACGCAAGATATAATTGAAGATGTTTACATAAAACCAGCAAAGACAGAATTAAAGAAAATACTTAAAAAAATAGCAACAAAATTTCCCAATAATAAAAAGCATAAATTTTACACTTTAACAGATTATAACTTTTTTATAGATTCTCTTAGAAAACATATAGAAGAGAAAAAAGTAGATATGATTGTTATGGGAACAAAAGGTGCCTCTGGATTAAGTAAATATATTATTGGAAGCAATACTGGTGATGTTATTACAAAAGTAAAATGCACCACTTTAGTTGTACCAGAGAATGCGAAATTTAAAAAAATAGAAGAAGTTGCTTTCCCTACAGATTTTAGTTTAACTAATGATTTACAATTATTACATCCAATTGCAGAAATTTTAGAAGAGAACGATTCCTCATTAAGAATAGTAAATATTAGTAAAAGATCTGCAAAATTAAATATTGAGCAACAAAAAAACAAAGAATTACTAGAAGATTATTTTTTTAATTATAAACACAGTTTTCATTTTTTAACAAATAAAAAAGTAGAAGCTGCAATACAGTGTTTTGTAGAAAGCAGAGATATAGACATTATTACAATGGTGGCAAAAAATCTCAATTATTTTCAACAAATATTATTTCACACAAAGGTAGAAGAAATTAGTTATCATACAGATGTTCCTTTTTTAGTTCTGCATGAATAA
- a CDS encoding HPF/RaiA family ribosome-associated protein codes for MTINIQFVNMSTSDTMETYTVKKLDNLFKKFDWILKAKVFFKREITHKEKEVICEIELSIPGPRVFASSNEKNYELAVKNTIIDLQTQLKKRKGIVKPYM; via the coding sequence ATGACAATAAATATTCAATTTGTAAATATGTCTACAAGTGATACTATGGAGACATACACAGTAAAAAAATTAGATAACTTATTTAAAAAATTCGATTGGATACTAAAAGCCAAGGTCTTTTTTAAAAGAGAGATTACTCATAAAGAAAAAGAAGTAATTTGTGAAATAGAATTAAGCATTCCTGGACCAAGAGTATTTGCTTCTTCTAATGAAAAAAATTATGAACTTGCTGTAAAAAACACAATAATAGATTTACAAACACAATTAAAAAAGAGAAAAGGAATTGTAAAACCTTATATGTAG
- a CDS encoding universal stress protein, protein MKKILIPIDFSENANNAIKYALELFKEEFCKFYFLHAYQEGIYRSDAPISKETINEIIRTVGKESQLNLKLALKKIKNFSPNLKHTYKILSANNILVDEAEKVVDEENIDIVVMGTRGKTNDKKLTFGSHTLQVLKYVKCPVLAIPENYEFKEPNDILFATDYSMSYQQRELELLSKIATDNKSKIDVLYISDSNYLSLRQEQNKSVIKENLKNTKIHFIVTNDKNISNEIYNYIRNYEADILVMINRRHSFLENILFQDTVDKISLSIDIPFLALQNMRRN, encoded by the coding sequence ATGAAAAAAATATTAATTCCAATTGATTTTTCAGAAAACGCTAACAATGCTATAAAATATGCATTAGAATTGTTTAAAGAGGAGTTTTGCAAGTTTTACTTTTTACATGCATATCAAGAAGGTATTTATAGAAGTGATGCTCCAATTAGCAAAGAAACAATTAATGAGATTATTAGAACTGTTGGAAAAGAATCTCAATTAAACCTAAAACTAGCGTTAAAGAAAATTAAAAATTTTTCTCCCAATTTAAAACACACCTATAAAATTTTATCTGCCAATAACATTCTTGTAGATGAAGCAGAAAAGGTTGTAGATGAAGAAAACATAGATATTGTTGTAATGGGAACTCGCGGTAAAACAAATGATAAAAAGTTAACCTTTGGCAGTCATACTTTACAAGTTTTAAAATATGTAAAATGTCCTGTTTTGGCGATTCCAGAAAATTATGAGTTTAAAGAACCTAATGATATTCTTTTTGCAACAGACTATAGCATGTCTTATCAACAAAGAGAATTAGAACTTTTAAGTAAAATAGCTACTGATAATAAATCTAAAATAGATGTACTTTATATTTCAGACAGCAATTATTTATCTCTTAGACAAGAACAGAACAAATCTGTTATAAAAGAAAATTTAAAAAATACCAAGATTCATTTTATAGTTACTAATGATAAAAATATTTCAAATGAAATCTATAATTATATAAGAAATTATGAGGCAGATATTTTAGTTATGATAAATAGAAGGCATTCTTTTTTAGAAAATATTCTATTTCAAGATACTGTAGATAAAATTAGTTTGTCTATTGATATTCCGTTTTTAGCATTACAAAACATGAGACGTAATTAA
- a CDS encoding universal stress protein: MKKILLPTDFSDNAWNAIQYALKLFKNEKCTFYLLNNCYPVIYGVDYMEVYSAQSGLMDAVLSASKEKLEALHQKISKQFKNPNHTFSKISSVNTLVSEIEELQLGNLMDYVVMGTKGASGLKEVLLGSNTVRVINNVRCPVLAIPSDFDFEPPREILFPSDYEVSFNDKHIAPILEIVKANNSRINILNVLKGAELTSNQKLNQQKLKEYFKNTAHLFHSDDKQHVTEAITNFQLKARVNLLVMINNKNSFLEKLFFKSTVNQMGYHLNIPFLVIPSVI, translated from the coding sequence ATGAAAAAAATACTATTACCAACAGATTTTTCAGATAATGCATGGAATGCAATACAGTATGCTCTCAAGTTATTTAAAAATGAAAAATGCACTTTTTATTTATTAAATAATTGTTATCCAGTAATTTATGGTGTAGATTATATGGAGGTTTATAGTGCGCAATCTGGTTTAATGGATGCAGTATTAAGTGCATCAAAAGAAAAATTAGAAGCGCTTCATCAAAAAATTAGTAAACAATTTAAAAACCCAAACCATACATTTAGCAAAATATCTTCTGTTAATACATTGGTTAGCGAAATAGAAGAGTTACAACTTGGCAATCTAATGGATTATGTTGTGATGGGAACCAAAGGCGCATCTGGACTTAAAGAGGTTTTATTGGGTTCAAATACAGTTCGTGTAATTAATAATGTAAGGTGCCCAGTTTTGGCGATTCCAAGTGATTTTGATTTTGAACCTCCTCGTGAAATTTTATTTCCCTCAGATTATGAAGTGTCTTTTAATGATAAACACATAGCGCCAATATTAGAAATTGTAAAAGCTAATAATTCAAGAATTAACATTTTAAATGTGTTAAAAGGAGCTGAATTAACAAGCAATCAAAAATTAAACCAACAAAAACTTAAAGAATATTTTAAAAATACAGCACATCTATTTCATAGTGATGATAAACAGCATGTAACAGAGGCAATTACTAATTTTCAATTAAAAGCCCGTGTTAATTTATTAGTTATGATTAACAATAAAAATTCGTTTTTAGAAAAATTGTTTTTTAAATCTACTGTAAATCAAATGGGCTACCATTTAAATATTCCGTTTTTAGTAATTCCTTCAGTAATTTAA
- a CDS encoding universal stress protein — protein MKRKILVPTDFSKNSWNAIKYALELYKSDECIFYFLNAFSATQNVFDNLINFEPGSELYELSKAKSEQGLVRILDLLDIEDQENPKHHFETISMFNYPLEAIKNSVEKKDIEMIVMGTKGETDSRHIPYGSTAIYVMEKVRNCPVIVVPEKAKHTLPKEIVFPTSYKTHYKRRELIYLIDIAKKCDAKIEILHISEEEKLDKNQKENKQLLKEIFEDVSYSFHELSYNSVEAAINIFIESRDSDMVAFINKKHFFFGSVLTQPLVKEVGFHSKVPILVMHDLRN, from the coding sequence ATGAAACGTAAAATATTAGTACCAACAGATTTCTCAAAAAATTCTTGGAATGCTATAAAGTATGCGTTAGAATTATATAAAAGTGATGAATGTATTTTTTACTTTTTAAATGCTTTTTCGGCAACACAAAATGTTTTTGATAATCTAATAAATTTTGAACCTGGAAGCGAATTATATGAGCTTTCAAAAGCAAAATCAGAACAAGGTTTAGTAAGAATTTTAGACCTGTTAGATATTGAAGATCAAGAAAACCCAAAACATCATTTTGAAACAATTTCAATGTTTAATTATCCTTTAGAAGCAATAAAAAATAGTGTCGAGAAAAAAGATATAGAAATGATTGTAATGGGCACAAAAGGAGAAACAGATTCAAGACACATTCCTTATGGAAGTACCGCAATTTATGTGATGGAAAAAGTTAGAAATTGTCCTGTAATTGTTGTTCCAGAAAAAGCAAAACACACGTTGCCAAAAGAAATTGTTTTTCCAACAAGTTATAAAACACATTATAAAAGAAGAGAATTAATCTACCTGATAGATATCGCTAAAAAATGTGATGCTAAAATTGAAATACTACATATTTCGGAAGAAGAAAAATTAGATAAAAATCAAAAAGAAAACAAACAACTGCTTAAAGAAATTTTTGAAGATGTTTCCTATTCTTTTCATGAGCTAAGTTATAACTCAGTTGAAGCTGCAATAAACATTTTTATTGAAAGTAGAGATAGTGATATGGTTGCATTTATTAATAAAAAGCATTTCTTCTTTGGTAGTGTTTTAACACAACCTCTTGTTAAAGAAGTGGGCTTTCATTCTAAAGTTCCAATACTAGTAATGCACGATTTAAGAAACTAA
- a CDS encoding ATP cone domain-containing protein, which translates to MNDQDISIIKYSGEKVKFSVNKLYTSLKRTGAEDAIVNQIIEKVIDELYQGITTKEIYNRAFSLLKKKKSFLASKYKLKKAIYELGPTGFPFERFVAAILKYSGYNVEVGKTLNGKCVKHEIDVFANKNNETTIIECKFHSEQGFNCNVKVPLYINSRYLDVKFHWEEKNKTKSKLTKGWLVTNTRFTEDALQYGNCCGLYLLSWDYPKNDGLKDRIDRLGLYPITVSTLLTNREKQFILNRNVVLCRDLIDDAFYLDHLGVSNSRKEKILNEIKQLCNTKNY; encoded by the coding sequence ATGAATGATCAAGACATTAGTATCATTAAGTATTCTGGTGAAAAAGTAAAGTTTTCTGTGAACAAACTTTATACTTCATTAAAAAGAACGGGTGCTGAAGATGCAATTGTAAATCAGATCATAGAAAAAGTAATAGACGAACTTTACCAAGGAATTACCACTAAAGAAATTTACAACAGAGCTTTTTCACTACTTAAAAAAAAGAAAAGCTTTTTAGCCTCTAAATACAAGTTAAAAAAAGCAATTTATGAATTAGGACCAACTGGTTTTCCTTTTGAAAGATTTGTTGCTGCTATTTTAAAATATTCTGGATACAATGTTGAAGTTGGAAAAACTTTAAACGGAAAATGTGTAAAACACGAAATAGATGTTTTTGCAAATAAAAATAATGAAACCACAATTATAGAATGTAAATTTCATAGCGAGCAAGGTTTTAATTGTAATGTAAAAGTTCCTTTATACATTAATTCTCGCTATCTAGATGTAAAATTTCATTGGGAAGAAAAAAATAAAACTAAAAGTAAATTAACAAAAGGTTGGCTTGTTACAAATACAAGATTTACAGAAGATGCATTGCAATATGGAAACTGCTGTGGGTTGTATTTATTAAGTTGGGATTATCCTAAAAACGATGGATTAAAAGACAGAATAGATCGTTTAGGGTTATATCCAATTACAGTTTCTACGTTGCTTACAAATAGAGAAAAGCAGTTTATTTTAAACAGAAATGTTGTGTTATGTAGAGACTTAATAGATGATGCTTTTTACTTAGATCATTTAGGTGTTTCTAATAGTAGAAAGGAAAAAATACTTAATGAAATAAAACAATTATGTAACACCAAAAATTATTAA
- a CDS encoding MBL fold metallo-hydrolase RNA specificity domain-containing protein, producing the protein MEHFAKIKFLGASGVVTGSKFLIETSEKNILIDCGMFQGLKELRELNWKDLSVNVKEIDVVLLTHGHLDHVGYLPRLVKQGFKGKIIGTAPTLSIAQIILKDSAKINEEEAEKANKEQYTEYNPAIPFYTIKEAESTINQFEVEIEGKWIVLSENITYRFQYNGHIIGATFIEIDMNGKRFVFSGDIGRSNDYLLDDPKTPEWADFLFIESTYGSKLHSDEDVEEKLAGIIIDTIHQKGNLIIPSFAVERLQTLMYILWKLYKENKIPDIPIFIDSPMGNNVLEVFKRFPKWHKLPLEEYNAMCDHVNIIQSYKETWETIDNKRSKIVIAGSGMVTGGRVLTYLQQLIDEPSTTVLLVGYQAEGTRGRQLQEGAHEIRFYGKYYPVKAAVKTLEGLSAHADQQDLINWMRNIKNIPEKVYLIHGEPTALDAFRVKIKDTYNWNATIPKLESVEEVVI; encoded by the coding sequence ATGGAACATTTTGCTAAAATAAAATTTTTGGGAGCTTCAGGAGTGGTAACAGGTTCTAAATTTCTTATTGAAACTTCAGAGAAAAACATACTTATAGATTGTGGTATGTTTCAAGGGTTAAAAGAACTTAGAGAACTTAATTGGAAAGACCTTTCTGTAAATGTTAAAGAGATTGATGTTGTTCTTTTAACACATGGTCATTTAGATCATGTTGGCTATTTACCAAGATTAGTAAAGCAAGGTTTTAAAGGGAAAATTATTGGCACAGCACCCACTTTATCAATTGCACAAATTATATTGAAGGATAGTGCTAAAATTAATGAAGAAGAAGCAGAAAAAGCAAACAAAGAACAGTATACAGAATATAACCCAGCAATCCCTTTTTATACAATTAAAGAAGCAGAAAGTACAATTAATCAATTTGAAGTAGAAATTGAAGGAAAGTGGATCGTTTTATCAGAAAATATAACGTATCGTTTTCAGTATAATGGACATATTATTGGTGCCACATTTATAGAAATAGATATGAACGGTAAACGCTTTGTATTTTCTGGAGACATTGGCAGAAGTAATGATTATTTACTTGATGATCCAAAAACTCCTGAATGGGCAGATTTTTTATTTATTGAAAGTACTTATGGAAGTAAATTACACTCAGATGAAGATGTAGAAGAGAAATTAGCAGGTATTATTATTGATACAATTCATCAAAAAGGAAACCTTATTATACCAAGTTTTGCCGTAGAGCGCTTGCAGACCCTAATGTATATTCTTTGGAAATTATACAAGGAAAATAAGATTCCGGATATTCCTATTTTTATAGATAGCCCAATGGGCAACAATGTTTTAGAGGTTTTTAAACGTTTTCCAAAATGGCATAAATTACCATTGGAAGAATATAATGCCATGTGTGATCATGTAAATATTATTCAATCTTACAAAGAAACTTGGGAAACGATAGACAATAAAAGATCTAAGATAGTAATTGCAGGAAGTGGAATGGTAACAGGAGGTAGAGTACTTACTTATTTACAGCAATTGATAGATGAACCGTCTACAACAGTTTTATTAGTTGGTTATCAAGCAGAGGGAACACGTGGAAGACAGCTTCAGGAGGGCGCACATGAAATACGTTTTTATGGTAAATATTATCCAGTAAAAGCTGCTGTAAAAACCTTAGAGGGTTTATCTGCACATGCAGATCAGCAAGATTTAATAAATTGGATGAGAAATATTAAAAACATTCCAGAAAAAGTATATTTAATTCATGGAGAACCAACAGCTTTAGATGCTTTTCGAGTAAAAATAAAAGATACTTATAATTGGAATGCAACGATTCCGAAACTTGAATCTGTAGAAGAGGTAGTCATTTAA
- a CDS encoding Hsp20/alpha crystallin family protein — translation MSLIKFNIQNRFFPWTSERLNNFLNVDFFFKSDLLEEDSLMPAMNVKEHKKDFEIEFAAPGFLKKDFEVTINDNTLTVSADKKHKEEEVEEDYTRKEFSYNSFKRSFTLPKTVNKKEDVKATYKNGILKLNIHKIEQEEEQPKKIIEVV, via the coding sequence ATGTCACTTATTAAATTTAACATTCAAAACAGATTTTTTCCATGGACTTCTGAAAGGTTAAACAACTTTTTGAATGTTGATTTTTTCTTTAAGAGTGATTTATTAGAAGAAGATAGTTTAATGCCAGCAATGAATGTAAAAGAGCACAAAAAAGATTTTGAAATCGAATTTGCAGCTCCTGGCTTTTTAAAAAAAGATTTTGAAGTAACAATTAATGATAATACCCTTACTGTTAGTGCTGATAAAAAACATAAAGAGGAAGAAGTAGAAGAAGATTACACTCGTAAAGAGTTTAGCTACAATTCTTTTAAAAGATCTTTCACATTGCCAAAAACGGTTAATAAAAAAGAAGATGTAAAAGCAACTTACAAGAATGGTATTTTGAAATTAAATATTCATAAAATTGAACAAGAAGAAGAACAACCAAAAAAAATAATTGAGGTTGTTTAA
- a CDS encoding (2Fe-2S)-binding protein, with product MPNYNLNINGEQRSVSVDADTPLLWVLRDELNLVGTKFGCGIAQCGACTVHIDGIATRSCQMQVSILDDVKITTIEGLSEDGKHPVQEAWKEIDVPQCGYCQAGQIMTATAFLEENKNPSEEEIRAAMNGNICRCASYNRIEKAVKVAAQKMS from the coding sequence ATGCCAAATTACAATTTAAACATCAATGGAGAACAACGTTCTGTATCAGTTGATGCAGATACTCCTTTATTATGGGTTTTAAGAGATGAGCTCAATTTAGTAGGTACAAAATTTGGTTGTGGAATTGCACAATGTGGTGCTTGTACAGTTCATATAGATGGTATAGCAACTAGAAGTTGCCAAATGCAAGTTTCTATTTTAGATGATGTAAAAATCACTACAATAGAAGGTCTTTCTGAAGATGGAAAGCACCCAGTACAAGAAGCTTGGAAAGAAATTGATGTTCCTCAATGTGGTTATTGTCAAGCCGGACAAATTATGACAGCTACAGCCTTTTTAGAGGAGAATAAAAATCCTTCAGAAGAAGAAATTAGAGCAGCAATGAATGGAAATATTTGCAGATGTGCTTCCTACAATAGAATTGAAAAAGCGGTTAAAGTTGCCGCACAAAAAATGTCATAA
- a CDS encoding xanthine dehydrogenase family protein molybdopterin-binding subunit — translation MKSQLNTNFSRRNFLKTSVLASGGILIGFNLLTACKPGAVMPVDIENLNFNDFNAFIKISEDGYVTIFSPNPEIGQGVKTSMPMIIAEELDVEWSKVNVVQGALDTKNFKRQLAGGSQSIRFGWDALRQTGATAKQMLVNAAAVKWNVAANTCKASKGIITNSKGDKLGYGDVVKEAALLAIPENVKLKKTKEYTIIGQEIVNVDIDKIITGKPLFGLDYKAEGMVYASVLRPPAFGQKLASFDASEAKKVKGVIDVIKIGDKVRNYVKSGKNNWTFKLSETDKVVVIATNTWAALKGKKALSAVWVTDTKLESTEDHDKILTKVLDGKEQNVRREDGDIYKAFSTADKVIEKTYHSPFLPHNCMEPMNFYANVTPEKVHLVGPVQTPEFAASVVADMLGYDLDKVSLEMTRMGGGFGRRLYGDFVYEAAEISNAIKKPVKVISSREGDMTTGVYRPSIKYRIKASIKNGKITGYHLKEAAINGNMYGSIPNFFPAGCIPNYKVESGNYRGNITTGAWRAPYTNFLAFAEQSFFDELATELNVDPIQLRLDLLQNVKGTIDKSIEYSGQRMEDTIKLVREKANWGITEEGVFQGFSAYYSHNTHVAEVADIVLKDGFPVVKKVVVAVDCGVVVNPTGARNQVEGGVLDGIGHAMYADFSFKDGKPSHKNFDTYRLIRMQETPKVTVHFVENELSPTGLGEPGLPPAGGAVANAINAALGKRIYSQPFIKELKKSGVLG, via the coding sequence ATGAAATCTCAATTAAATACAAATTTTAGCAGAAGAAATTTCTTAAAAACTTCGGTTTTAGCAAGTGGAGGAATATTAATAGGGTTTAACTTACTTACAGCATGCAAACCAGGAGCAGTAATGCCTGTAGATATTGAAAATTTAAATTTCAATGATTTTAATGCTTTTATTAAGATTTCTGAGGATGGGTATGTTACTATTTTTTCTCCAAATCCAGAAATTGGTCAAGGTGTAAAAACATCAATGCCAATGATTATTGCAGAAGAATTAGATGTAGAATGGAGTAAAGTTAATGTTGTACAAGGTGCTTTAGATACCAAAAATTTTAAAAGACAACTTGCAGGTGGAAGTCAATCTATACGTTTTGGTTGGGATGCTTTGCGTCAAACAGGAGCAACTGCAAAACAAATGTTGGTAAATGCTGCTGCTGTAAAATGGAACGTGGCTGCAAACACTTGTAAAGCTTCAAAAGGAATTATTACAAATTCAAAAGGAGATAAATTAGGCTATGGAGATGTTGTAAAAGAAGCAGCTTTGTTAGCAATTCCTGAAAATGTAAAGCTGAAGAAAACAAAAGAATATACAATTATTGGTCAAGAAATTGTAAATGTAGATATTGATAAAATTATTACAGGAAAACCTCTTTTTGGGTTGGATTATAAGGCTGAAGGAATGGTATATGCATCCGTTTTAAGACCACCAGCTTTTGGACAGAAATTAGCCTCTTTTGATGCTTCTGAAGCCAAAAAAGTAAAAGGAGTAATAGACGTTATAAAAATAGGAGATAAAGTAAGGAACTATGTGAAATCTGGTAAGAATAACTGGACATTCAAACTATCAGAAACAGACAAAGTAGTTGTTATTGCTACAAATACATGGGCAGCATTAAAAGGTAAAAAAGCACTTTCCGCAGTTTGGGTAACTGATACCAAATTAGAATCTACAGAAGACCATGATAAAATTCTGACAAAAGTTTTAGACGGAAAAGAGCAGAACGTTAGACGAGAAGATGGTGATATTTATAAAGCTTTTTCAACGGCAGATAAAGTAATTGAGAAAACCTATCATTCGCCCTTTTTACCTCACAATTGCATGGAGCCAATGAACTTTTATGCAAATGTAACTCCTGAAAAAGTGCATTTAGTGGGGCCTGTTCAAACACCAGAATTTGCAGCTTCAGTTGTTGCAGATATGTTAGGCTACGATTTAGATAAAGTCTCTTTAGAAATGACAAGAATGGGTGGTGGTTTTGGTAGAAGACTGTATGGAGATTTCGTTTATGAAGCTGCAGAAATATCGAATGCAATTAAAAAACCTGTAAAAGTTATTTCTTCTAGAGAAGGTGATATGACAACAGGTGTTTATCGTCCTTCCATAAAATATAGAATAAAAGCATCTATCAAAAACGGAAAAATTACTGGATATCATTTAAAAGAGGCTGCTATAAATGGAAATATGTATGGTTCAATTCCTAACTTTTTTCCTGCAGGCTGTATTCCTAATTATAAAGTCGAATCAGGTAATTATAGAGGCAATATTACTACAGGAGCTTGGAGAGCGCCATATACTAATTTTTTAGCTTTTGCAGAACAAAGTTTCTTTGATGAGTTAGCAACTGAATTAAATGTAGATCCAATTCAATTACGTTTAGATTTACTTCAAAATGTAAAAGGAACAATAGATAAGAGCATAGAATATTCTGGACAAAGAATGGAAGACACTATTAAATTAGTAAGAGAAAAAGCAAATTGGGGAATAACAGAAGAAGGAGTATTTCAAGGGTTTTCTGCTTATTACAGTCACAATACACATGTTGCAGAAGTTGCTGATATTGTTTTAAAAGACGGCTTTCCTGTAGTTAAAAAAGTAGTTGTTGCTGTAGATTGTGGAGTTGTAGTAAACCCAACAGGAGCAAGAAATCAAGTTGAAGGAGGCGTTTTAGATGGAATTGGACATGCTATGTATGCTGATTTTTCTTTTAAAGACGGAAAACCATCACACAAAAACTTTGATACATACAGATTAATTAGAATGCAAGAAACGCCAAAAGTTACCGTTCATTTTGTAGAAAATGAGTTGTCTCCAACAGGTTTAGGAGAACCAGGTTTACCACCTGCTGGAGGTGCTGTTGCAAATGCAATTAACGCTGCTTTGGGTAAAAGAATCTATAGTCAACCTTTTATTAAGGAATTGAAAAAGAGTGGTGTTTTGGGATAA